A region of Mytilus edulis unplaced genomic scaffold, xbMytEdul2.2 SCAFFOLD_309, whole genome shotgun sequence DNA encodes the following proteins:
- the LOC139504958 gene encoding uncharacterized protein — protein sequence MMTSTMDAEFSDASSNRSRSPTSDLSSDNGQPMERKPKRGRGRGSGRGRGRGRGQARGSRRGRGQGNRGQLQEVNRENRIAQLENRVNSMSVDDMRIILKQIAKAQPSFILNILDNSNVGNGQPAGPEPPKPDQPSWCSCSNCREMPTQQERLCCKRQPVNCHSRLPDFQQCVLDELVLELAIRYRNDFLAQPEDDNYNRCHRHAAYRQYILWIHGYLGAGNRRVIPSCCVWRIRDKYPDGTGQYVGFVGGRLG from the exons ATGATGACGTCAACGATGGATGCTGAG TTTTCAGATGCATCAAGTAACAGGAGCAGGTCGCCAACATCTGACCTTAGCTCTGACAATGGTCAGCCTATGGAGAGAAAACCAAAGAGAGGTCGTGGAAGGGGCAGTGGACGTGGACGTGGAAGAGGTAGAGGTCAGGCGAGAGGCAGCAGAAGAGGCAGAGGACAGGGAAACAGAGGCCAGCTCCAAGAGGTCAATAGAGAAAACAGGATAGCTCAACTTGAG AATAGAGTCAATTCAATGTCCGTTGATGACATGCGCATTATTCTCAAACAAATTGCAAAGGCACAGCCCAGTTTCATACTCAATATCCTGGACAATTCAAATGTTGGCAATGGGCAGCCAGCTGGACCAGAACCACCAAAACCAGACCAGCCATCATGGTGCTCCTGCTCTAATTGCAGAGAGATGCCAACACAGCAGGAGAGGCTCTGTTGCAAAAGACAGCCTGTGAACTGCCATTCAAGGTTACCG GATTTCCAGCAATGTGTCCTAGATGAACTTGTTTTGGAGCTGGCAATCCGGTACCGGAATGATTTTCTGGCACAGCCTGAAGATGACAACTACAACAGGTGTCATCGCCATGCTGCCTATAGACAATACATACTATGGATACATGGATATTTGGGGGCCGGCAATAGGAGGGTTATACCCAGCTGTTGCGTATGGAGAATAAGGGACAAGTATCCCGATGGAACTGGGCAGTATGTTGGCTTTGTTGGTGGCAGACTTGGctaa